One region of Pogona vitticeps strain Pit_001003342236 chromosome 1, PviZW2.1, whole genome shotgun sequence genomic DNA includes:
- the EMC7 gene encoding endoplasmic reticulum membrane protein complex subunit 7 encodes MATWPGTVLLACLLTVSSRASEVGGGSGEAVGAGERFKIEGRAVVPGVKPQDWIAGARVLVDGEEHVGFLKTDGSFVVHDIPSGSYVVEVISPAYKFEPVRVDITSKGKMRARYVNYIKTSEVVRLPYPLQMKSSGPPSYFIKRESWGWTDFLMNPMVMMMILPLLIFVLLPKVVNTSDPDMRREMEQSMNMLNSNHELPDVSEFMTRLFSSKSSSKSSGGSSKAGKSGVGKRR; translated from the exons ATGGCGACTTGGCCCGGGACGGTGCTGCTGGCATGTCTGTTAACCGTCAGCTCGCGGGCTTCGGAGGTCGGGGGTGGCAGCGGAGAGGCCGTCGGCGCCGGGGAGCGGTTTAAGATCGAGGGTCGCGCCGTGGTGCCGGGAGTGAAGCCCCAGGACTGGATCGCGGGAGCTCGAGTGCTGGTGGACGGCGAGGAGCATGTCGGCTTCCTCAA GACAGATGGAAGCTTTGTGGTTCATGATATTCCTTCTGGATCCTACGTAGTTGAAGTAATATCCCCAGCATATAAATTTGAACCAGTAAGAGTGGACATCACTTCAAAAGGGAAAATGAG agcAAGATATGTGAATTACATCAAAACATCAGAAGTAGTCAGACTGCCATACCCACTTCAGATGAAATCCTCTGGACCGCCTTCATATTTCATAAAGAGGGAGTCTTGGGGATGGACAGACTTCTTGATGAACCCCATG gttatgatgatgatccTTCCATTGTTGATCTTTGTATTATTGCCTAAAGTTGTCAACACAAGTGATCCTGATATGAGGCGG GAAATGGAGCAATCAATGAATATGTTAAATTCTAACCACGAACTGCCCGATGTCTCGGAGTTTATGACAAGACTTTTCTCATCAAAATCTTCTAGCAAGTCCAGTGGCGGCAGCAGTAAAGCagggaaaagtggggtggggaaaaggaggTAG